Genomic DNA from Fimbriimonas ginsengisoli Gsoil 348:
CGTGCTAAAGTGCAAGCGACCGCCATGCGATCGAAGCTCGCTCTGCGCCAGAACCTGCTCGGCTACGCATTCATCGCGCCCTGGCTTATCGGGTTCCTGGTATTTACCGCGGCCCCGTTCATCTCCAGCATCTACCTGTCGTTCACCCGGTACGACATCGTGACCTCGCCTCACTGGGTCGGCGCGGCGAACTATGCCTCGCTCCTCCACGACGATCCGCTTTTTTGGAAGGCGCTTGGGATTACGATCAAATACGCTTTCGTCGCGGTGCCGCTGGGGATCGTCGCCGGGGTTGGTCTCGCCTTGCTGCTCAACGCCGACGTCCGGGGAATCTCCGTCTACCGCACGATCTTCTATCTACCGTCGATAGTCCCCGCCGTAGCCGGCTCGGTAGTTTTCATTTGGCTGCTCAACCCGCAAGTCGGGCTCGTCAACTCGATCCTCAAACTCTTCGGCGTCACCGGCCCGAACTGGCTGAACGACTCAAAAACGGCTTTCTGGAGCCT
This window encodes:
- a CDS encoding carbohydrate ABC transporter permease produces the protein MRSKLALRQNLLGYAFIAPWLIGFLVFTAAPFISSIYLSFTRYDIVTSPHWVGAANYASLLHDDPLFWKALGITIKYAFVAVPLGIVAGVGLALLLNADVRGISVYRTIFYLPSIVPAVAGSVVFIWLLNPQVGLVNSILKLFGVTGPNWLNDSKTAFWSLVMMGLWGVGGSMVIYLAGLKDIPVHLYEAAVIDGASGAQRMRRITLPMLTPVIFFNLVMGIIGAFQYFTQAYVMTQGGPEESTTFYALYLFQRAWKYLDMGYASAMAWVLFVLVVTLTALVFRTQRKWVHYGG